A stretch of the Porites lutea chromosome 12, jaPorLute2.1, whole genome shotgun sequence genome encodes the following:
- the LOC140953979 gene encoding uncharacterized protein has translation MRGRPPKHFHPLLQKEKELHETLHQILPDEIANSLSPKSSRLAHLYGLPKTHKATLSMRPILSATGTYNYNLAKWLEQKLKPLSLNEYTITDVFTFADEIRTHTTMNEDDILVSYDVTALFTNVPLDETIKILVNKAFTGDWFNKTYGLNLQQDQLARLLEIATTNQLFQFNGQLYQQTDGVAMGSPLGPLMANVFMCHLEEKLTREGLMPQLYKRYVDDTLARMPSVDVAAEFLSTLNGLHPSLTFTMELPVDNKIPFIGIEIVMNGTKLETQVYRKPTNTGLLLHFQSHTDKRYKDSLLQTMIHRAYSLSSTTEAFNAECAKLRSIFSRLDYPMSVIDSAIKKFLFLNSSANKAERNNDDSSIVRISLPFKDQVAANAVRKQLRDLSHKIGPTLQPVFVSKKLGQDLRPKEIKPSIVNKQCVVYNFSCDLCDADYVGYTARHLHQRIAEHKNSAIGRHFLEAHGNNNLLRESQFTVLRKCQSKFDCLVFEMLFIKKLKPNLNIQTDSIRAKLFV, from the coding sequence ATGCGTGGACGACCACCCAAACATTTTCACCCGCTccttcaaaaagagaaagagttgcaCGAAACTTTACATCAAATTCTGCCGGATGAAATTGCCAATTCACTTTCTCCTAAGAGTTCCAGGCTCGCTCATCTTTATGGCTTACCCAAGACTCACAAAGCCACGCTAAGTATGAGGCCTATTTTATCAGCAACCGGAACTTACAACTACAATCTTGCTAAATGGCTTGAACAAAAGCTGAAGCCACTTTCCCTAAATGAGTATACAatcactgatgtttttacctTTGCTGATGAGATTCGTACCCACACTACTATGAATGAAGATGACATATTGGTTTCTTATGACGTCACAGCTCTTTTTACCAATGTGCCTTTAGATGAGACTATCAAAATCTTAGTCAACAAAGCCTTCACTGGTGATTGGTTCAACAAAACCTATGGCCTTAATCTGCAACAGGACCAGCTTGCTAGACTACTCGAAATTGCCACAACCAATCAGCTTTTCCAGTTTAATGGTCAACTCTACCAACAGACAGATGGTGTGGCCATGGGCTCGCCCCTTGGTCCTCTAATGGCCAATGTCTTCATGTGTCATCTTGAAGAAAAGCTTACACGCGAGGGCTTGATGCCCCAGTTGTACAAGAGGTACGTCGATGATACTCTGGCTAGAATGCCTAGCGTTGATGTTGCTGCTGAGTTTCTTAGTACCCTGAATGGCCTACACCCCAGTCTAACATTTACGATGGAGCTTCCTGTGGATAACAAGATCCCTTTTATTGGCATTGAAATCGTCATGAACGGAACTAAACTTGAAACTcaagtttacagaaaaccaacaAACACCGGATTGCTCCTACATTTCCAAAGTCACACGGATAAACGCTATAAAGACTCTTTATTACAGACAATGATACATCGTGCCTATTCCTTGTCGTCTACAACAGAGGCTTTCAATGCAGAATGTGCCAAGTTGCGCTCTATATTTAGTCGCCTTGACTATCCAATGAGTGTTATTGATTCTGCtatcaaaaagtttctttttctaaattcctCAGCGAACAAAGCAGAAAGAAACAATGATGATAGTAGCATAGTAAGAATTAGTCTTCCTTTTAAAGATCAAGTGGCCGCTAATGCGGTTCGTAAGCAGTTACGCGATCTTAGCCATAAGATTGGCCCTACTTTGCAACCAGTTTTCGTGAGCAAGAAATTGGGGCAAGACCTCAGACCCAAAGAAATCAAGCCGTCAATTGTTAATAAGCAGtgtgttgtttacaatttttcatgtgatctgtgcgatgcagattatgtcgggtacacagcccgacaccttcatcaacgcattgctgagcacaaaaattcggcaatcggtagacatttcttagaagctcacggtaacaacaaccttttgagagaaagccaattcacggttttaagaaagtgccagagcaaatttgattgtttagtatttgaaatgctcttcatcaagaaacttaagcccaatttaaatattcagacggactccatacgtgcgaaactctttgtttaa
- the LOC140921761 gene encoding lactadherin-like, which translates to MAWGYPALYFRVIVLLFLVSWVSGDCIDLDLGIGSGKIPDNSITASSGVSEAKNGRLNEIKAWCASTGEANPYLQIDLETIHIVCAVSTQGNPNADQWIETYTIQVSTDGTNWTDYKEHCQNKTFTGNNDRNTENKNILYEGVLAKTLRFIGQTSHNRFCVRTEIYGVKLKPGKRFLLIITPGEGIPLGILSDLCRPAFPVGPDSVSDQTGKKSHFRLR; encoded by the exons ATGGCGTGGGGTTATCCAGCGCTCTATTTCCGGGTGATAGTTCTCTTATTTCTCGTCTCTTGGGTATCAG GAGACTGTATCGATTTGGATCTTGGAATTGGAAGTGGTAAAATCCCAGATAACAGTATAACCGCCTCCTCTGGGGTATCAGAAGCCAAGAATGGACGTTTGAACGAAATAAAAGCATGGTGTGCGTCTACAGGAGAAGCTAATCCTTATTTACAAATAGACCTGGAAACTATCCATATTGTCTGTGCTGTGTCAACACAAGGAAATCCAAATGCAGATCAGTGGATAGAGACCTACACAATCCAGGTATCAACGGATGGAACAAACTGGACAGATTATAAGGAACATTGTCAAAATAAG ACTTTCACAGGTAACAACGacagaaatacagagaataaaAACATCCTCTATGAAGGTGTTTTAGCGAAAACGCTGAGATTCATTGGCCAAACAAGTCACAACAGGTTCTGTGTGAGAACAGAAATATATGGAGTAAAACTAAAGCCAGGTAAACGATTTCTGCTTATAATTACCCCGGGGGAAGGGATACCCCTCGGAATTCTTAGTGATTTGTGCCGCCCGGCTTTTCCAGTAGGCCCGGATTCTGTTTCAGACCAGACAGGGAAAAAGTCGCACTTTCGGCTGCGTTGA